The Frankiaceae bacterium genome has a window encoding:
- a CDS encoding GPW/gp25 family protein, producing MPNDFVGNGFAFPLRLSARGGVALVSGTTEIEQSIRIILGTAPGERPMRPEFGCGAHELVFGGADATTAGRLAHAVRRALDRWEPRVVVEDVLVSLDPERADRLFVSIRYAVRATNDVRNLVYPFYTLPRGDER from the coding sequence ATGCCCAACGACTTCGTCGGGAACGGGTTCGCCTTCCCGCTGCGACTCTCGGCACGTGGCGGCGTCGCGCTCGTCTCCGGCACGACCGAGATCGAGCAGTCCATCCGGATCATCCTGGGTACGGCGCCCGGCGAACGGCCGATGCGCCCGGAGTTCGGCTGCGGCGCGCACGAGCTCGTCTTCGGCGGTGCCGACGCGACGACCGCAGGCCGGCTGGCGCACGCCGTACGCCGCGCGCTCGACCGCTGGGAGCCGCGGGTCGTCGTCGAGGACGTCCTCGTCTCGCTCGACCCCGAGCGCGCGGACCGGCTGTTCGTCTCGATCCGCTACGCTGTCCGCGCGACCAACGACGTCCGCAACCTCGTGTACCCCTTCTACACGCTGCCGCGGGGGGACGAGCGGTGA
- a CDS encoding VgrG-related protein codes for MTAPAVSVGGTPLTAAQAGLVRAVTVDAALNLPAVATVELDDPAGTALATVGATIGATLTVACGATTLFTGDVTGLECRYDGAGQVAVVVAYDAAYRLRRHHATTAYPQQSYAEILGAVARAAGVGVGTLDVPGTPLPFRERVAEDGWSFVLRLAAEVDRDVVVRDGALCVVARTAASSAPDASALTSADPRALHVGDGRLLRLRVAAAGNDQISSTTVRGWDPTTKKEVVATAQAPGTYPGAQPGGAAPASTAAKLGTADVTIPAPGVTTSDLATSLARSAASRAGSRIAEVEAEVLGTPELLPGVTFAVGGAGAALNGSYTATEVRHVFDRDTGYRTYVRVGDRPRPADQGGPGGGVVPAVVVDNNDSEGGLGRVKVRFDWLDATYVSDWIRVLQPGAGNASGFQVVPEVGDEVLVGFAGGVPRVPYVLGALFNGVDLPKDGWPTVVADGKVVRRAFTSRTGHRLTFVDEDGDKGTVTIATGDASTSIELSQGQKGVTVTSTHDVSVTSKGKVTVAADGDVAVTSKQAVSVTATGGLTLKGATVKVEATGALELKGTNVTVNGTAAVKVAGGVVQLN; via the coding sequence GTGACCGCGCCCGCGGTCTCCGTCGGCGGCACGCCGCTGACCGCGGCGCAGGCCGGCCTCGTCCGCGCCGTCACCGTGGACGCCGCACTCAACCTGCCCGCCGTCGCGACCGTCGAGCTGGACGATCCCGCGGGTACGGCGCTCGCGACCGTCGGCGCCACCATCGGCGCGACGCTGACCGTCGCGTGCGGCGCGACGACGCTGTTCACCGGCGACGTGACGGGACTCGAGTGCCGTTACGACGGCGCGGGCCAGGTCGCGGTCGTCGTCGCGTACGACGCGGCGTACCGGCTGCGCCGCCACCACGCGACGACGGCGTACCCGCAGCAGTCGTACGCCGAGATCCTCGGCGCCGTCGCGCGCGCGGCCGGCGTCGGAGTCGGGACCCTCGACGTGCCGGGTACGCCGCTGCCGTTCCGCGAGCGGGTGGCCGAGGACGGGTGGTCGTTCGTGCTGCGACTCGCCGCGGAGGTCGACCGCGACGTCGTCGTCCGCGACGGCGCGCTCTGCGTGGTGGCGCGGACGGCTGCCTCGTCGGCCCCCGACGCCAGCGCCCTCACCAGCGCTGACCCGCGCGCGCTCCACGTCGGCGACGGGCGGCTGCTGCGGCTGCGCGTCGCCGCGGCCGGCAACGACCAGATCAGCTCGACGACCGTGCGCGGGTGGGATCCCACGACGAAGAAGGAGGTCGTCGCGACCGCGCAGGCACCGGGCACTTACCCCGGCGCGCAGCCGGGCGGCGCCGCTCCCGCGTCGACCGCCGCGAAGCTCGGCACGGCCGACGTGACGATCCCGGCGCCCGGCGTCACGACGTCCGACCTCGCGACGTCGCTCGCGCGCAGCGCGGCGAGCCGCGCCGGCAGCCGCATCGCCGAGGTCGAGGCGGAGGTGCTGGGGACGCCCGAGCTGCTGCCGGGGGTGACGTTCGCCGTCGGCGGCGCGGGCGCCGCGCTGAACGGCAGCTACACCGCCACCGAGGTACGCCACGTCTTCGACCGCGACACCGGGTACCGGACGTACGTCCGCGTCGGCGACCGCCCCAGGCCCGCCGACCAGGGCGGTCCGGGAGGCGGCGTCGTACCCGCCGTCGTCGTCGACAACAACGACTCCGAGGGCGGCCTCGGGCGGGTCAAGGTGCGCTTCGACTGGCTGGACGCGACGTACGTCAGCGACTGGATCCGCGTCCTCCAGCCCGGCGCCGGCAACGCGTCGGGCTTCCAGGTCGTGCCCGAGGTCGGCGACGAGGTGCTCGTCGGGTTCGCGGGCGGCGTGCCGCGGGTGCCGTACGTACTCGGGGCGCTGTTCAACGGCGTCGACCTGCCGAAGGACGGCTGGCCCACCGTCGTCGCGGACGGCAAGGTCGTCCGGCGCGCGTTCACGTCGCGGACCGGGCACCGGCTGACGTTCGTCGACGAGGACGGCGACAAGGGCACCGTGACGATCGCGACCGGCGACGCGTCCACGTCGATCGAGCTGTCGCAGGGCCAGAAGGGCGTGACGGTCACGTCGACGCACGACGTGTCGGTGACGTCGAAGGGCAAGGTCACGGTCGCGGCGGACGGCGACGTGGCCGTGACGTCCAAGCAGGCGGTGTCCGTCACGGCGACCGGCGGGCTGACGCTGAAGGGCGCGACAGTGAAGGTCGAGGCGACCGGCGCGCTCGAGCTCAAGGGCACCAACGTCACCGTCAACGGCACCGCCGCGGTCAAGGTCGCCGGCGGCGTCGTCCAGCTCAACTAG
- a CDS encoding phage tail protein, whose product MSDVVAGFSVKLDDLDLGMWTEVALGGMSITIEQRPDGGASGTVHQLRGQIEYDKITLSRVMTDGASMMAWFRKQARETRRMHGEIVVYASTGQPLQRWSFIEAIPVRWTIPPMRSGDLAAVVETLEIAHQGFVD is encoded by the coding sequence GTGAGTGACGTCGTCGCGGGCTTCAGCGTCAAGCTCGACGACCTCGACCTCGGCATGTGGACGGAGGTCGCTCTCGGCGGCATGTCGATCACGATCGAGCAGCGCCCGGACGGCGGGGCGTCGGGGACCGTGCACCAGCTCCGCGGCCAGATCGAGTACGACAAGATCACGCTGAGCCGGGTCATGACGGACGGCGCGTCGATGATGGCGTGGTTCCGCAAGCAGGCGCGCGAGACACGGCGGATGCACGGCGAGATCGTCGTGTACGCCTCCACGGGACAGCCGCTCCAGCGGTGGAGCTTCATCGAGGCGATCCCGGTCCGCTGGACGATCCCGCCGATGCGCAGCGGCGACCTCGCCGCCGTCGTCGAGACGCTCGAGATCGCGCACCAGGGGTTCGTGGACTAG
- a CDS encoding DUF6760 family protein produces the protein MTTAPDRLFEEVAYLAFHFHWSHAEIVDLEHPLRRRYVDEAGRIAERVREGRP, from the coding sequence GTGACGACGGCGCCGGACCGGCTGTTCGAGGAGGTGGCGTACCTCGCGTTCCACTTCCACTGGTCGCACGCGGAGATCGTCGACCTCGAGCACCCGCTGCGCCGTCGGTACGTCGACGAGGCCGGCCGCATCGCCGAACGCGTCCGCGAGGGCAGGCCGTGA
- a CDS encoding phage tail protein — protein sequence MAFATGDGAVAYKFAFKIDGITCPSVIDVSGLKLEVDMIETKTQTSDGKLVISHVPGAYKPGEITVTRQLTDDLAISDWLGVVMKGDPVAARKAATVDVFDLTGAKIKSYSFSNVWVKSVETSSFKAGSNEPMTEKFTMTWTEAEVTK from the coding sequence ATGGCGTTCGCCACCGGCGACGGCGCGGTCGCGTACAAGTTCGCGTTCAAGATCGACGGCATCACCTGCCCGTCCGTCATCGACGTCAGCGGCCTCAAGCTCGAGGTCGACATGATCGAGACGAAGACGCAGACCTCCGACGGCAAGCTCGTCATCTCCCACGTGCCGGGCGCGTACAAGCCGGGCGAGATCACGGTCACCCGCCAGCTCACCGACGACCTCGCGATCAGCGACTGGCTCGGCGTCGTCATGAAGGGCGACCCCGTCGCCGCGCGCAAGGCCGCGACCGTCGACGTGTTCGACCTCACCGGCGCCAAGATCAAGAGCTACTCGTTCTCGAACGTCTGGGTGAAGTCGGTCGAGACGAGCTCGTTCAAGGCCGGCAGCAACGAGCCCATGACCGAGAAGTTCACGATGACGTGGACCGAGGCCGAGGTGACGAAGTGA
- a CDS encoding phage tail sheath C-terminal domain-containing protein, with protein MPTYLSPGVFVEEMPSASKPIEGVGTAVAAFVGFAGIGPFDTPVKVTNWSQFTKTFGYYVDGAYLAHAVFGFFLNGGGECYVVRVGADAAPALDAPATADDTKDTAALKPAGAQAALPAGTVGAFTVTARGDAAGPVVLEVRPDDPPAPDTFTLLVKQGGRVVDTLTGLSVRPDAERYAPTYVTEQSTLVTMVATPDAEVAKPPPLGEVVLAAPPPVPALPPETVTASMYIGDSSARTGMGGLETIDEITMLCVPDLMSAYERGAVDPTGVNAVQKAMVAHCEGMQDRMAILDPLPGLDAQGIYTFWDGVAGSKYATLYWPWIKTLDPLSDKVRAMPPSGHIAGIWGRSDDTRGVHKAPANEPIRGAVDVEWTTTTGEQNTLNPLGVNCIRPFPGRGPVVWGARTLATKNEPDWKYVNVRRLFNFLEESIAGGTQWCVFEPNDEALWARIRRSISAFLVMQWRAGALFGSTPGEAFYVKCDGENNTAESIDAGQVICEIGVAPVKPAEFVIFRLSQFSGGASLTE; from the coding sequence ATGCCGACCTATCTCTCCCCCGGGGTCTTCGTCGAGGAGATGCCGTCCGCGTCGAAGCCCATCGAGGGCGTCGGCACGGCCGTCGCGGCGTTCGTGGGCTTCGCGGGCATCGGGCCGTTCGACACGCCGGTGAAGGTGACCAACTGGTCGCAGTTCACGAAGACGTTCGGGTACTACGTCGACGGCGCTTACCTCGCCCACGCGGTGTTCGGCTTCTTCCTCAACGGCGGCGGCGAGTGCTACGTCGTCCGCGTCGGCGCCGACGCCGCGCCCGCGCTCGACGCGCCCGCCACGGCCGACGACACGAAGGACACCGCCGCGCTGAAGCCGGCCGGCGCGCAGGCCGCGCTGCCCGCCGGCACCGTCGGCGCGTTCACCGTGACGGCGCGCGGCGACGCCGCGGGCCCCGTCGTCCTGGAGGTACGGCCCGACGACCCGCCGGCCCCGGACACGTTCACGCTGCTGGTGAAGCAGGGCGGCCGCGTCGTCGACACCCTCACCGGGCTCTCCGTACGGCCCGACGCCGAGAGGTACGCGCCCACGTACGTCACCGAGCAGTCGACGCTCGTGACGATGGTCGCGACGCCGGACGCGGAGGTCGCGAAGCCGCCGCCGCTCGGCGAGGTCGTCCTCGCCGCGCCGCCGCCGGTGCCCGCGCTGCCGCCCGAGACGGTGACCGCGTCGATGTACATCGGCGACTCGTCCGCCAGGACCGGCATGGGCGGCCTGGAGACCATTGACGAGATCACGATGCTCTGCGTCCCCGACCTCATGAGCGCCTACGAGCGCGGGGCCGTCGACCCCACCGGCGTCAACGCCGTGCAGAAGGCGATGGTCGCCCACTGCGAGGGCATGCAGGACAGGATGGCGATCCTCGACCCGCTGCCGGGGCTCGACGCGCAGGGCATCTACACGTTCTGGGACGGCGTCGCGGGGTCGAAGTACGCGACGCTGTACTGGCCCTGGATCAAGACGCTCGACCCGCTCTCCGACAAGGTCCGCGCGATGCCGCCGAGCGGCCACATCGCCGGCATCTGGGGCCGCAGCGACGACACCCGCGGCGTGCACAAGGCGCCCGCGAACGAGCCGATCCGCGGCGCCGTCGACGTCGAGTGGACGACCACGACCGGCGAGCAGAACACGCTGAACCCGCTCGGCGTCAACTGCATCAGGCCGTTCCCCGGCCGCGGCCCCGTCGTCTGGGGCGCGCGCACGCTCGCGACGAAGAACGAGCCCGACTGGAAGTACGTCAACGTCCGGCGGCTCTTCAACTTCCTCGAGGAGTCCATCGCCGGCGGTACGCAGTGGTGCGTGTTCGAGCCCAACGACGAGGCGTTGTGGGCGCGGATCCGGCGCAGCATCTCGGCGTTCCTCGTCATGCAGTGGCGGGCCGGCGCGCTGTTCGGCTCCACACCCGGCGAGGCGTTCTACGTGAAGTGCGACGGCGAGAACAACACCGCCGAGTCCATCGACGCCGGCCAGGTGATCTGCGAGATCGGCGTCGCGCCGGTCAAGCCCGCGGAGTTCGTGATCTTCCGGCTGTCCCAGTTCTCGGGCGGCGCCAGCCTCACCGAGTAG